The sequence GCAAACGACTGTGTATTTTCACCTGGGTGAACCCCCAGTATAAAATTAAGCGCGTTTAAGTAATCGTCATCACTCGTATAACGCGGCCACGCCTGACGGAAAAAATATTGCTTAACGGCAAAGTGCTGTATTCCCCAACCCGCGCCCCAAATATGAGGCTTGTACGGCACGCCATAAGGCGTTTCGGTGGCCTGTTGTTTAACCGTCTGTTGATATGCCTTCACTGCTCTGTCGATGTTTTTAACAAAGCTTCTCTTCTTAACCATGGGCATTACACGGCCAATCGCCCAACCAGTATCTTGAATATGTTCAATAATGTCGGCTTCATATTGAGTCAGCTCTTTTACATACTGTTTGTTCTGGGTGGCCAAGCTCAATTCTGCGAGCGCAAATACACGGTTTTTAATATTCAGCTCTTTCGAACTCGCGGCTAGATAAATGGCTTCTGCAGCTTCAATGGCTTTTTTCGATAAGCTAGGGTTGTACTGTTTAATCACCCGAGACGCCGCCGCCAAACCCGCTGCAGCCGCCACTTCTCTATTGGGATTTTCTTCGGTAAACACCCAGCGGTCATCAGCAACAGCGTTCTCTACACTCGCATCGTAAACGCGGTTATCCGTTTGTGTGGCGGCATCGCCCAAGTGTACGTACTGGCGAACAGTGGGAACTATTATGCCGCGATACAGACGACCCAATGATTCATAGGCACCCAGTACGCTGAGCAGGCCATGTTCGATTTGCTGGTTGATGTCATTTTTGCCGTCGGGTTGATGTATTTCAACCACCTTGGTCTCTTGGTTAATGCTGGTTGCGTCGTAATCGACGTTAAATTCTTCAGCCATCATGGCTAACAACCACACAGTGGTCATTTGGGATTCTATCCTTAGATCGTAATCGCCAGCGTCATGCCAGCCGCCTTTATTCAAGCCCGGTACTGCTTGCAGGGGTTTGTAGGTGGTTAACGTTGAGTCGCCCGATTTATACCCATCAAAATGATTGGTATTGACCGGCGACATCAATGCATCATCGTCGTGACACAAGCCGTGCCACACGCGGTATTTTTCGGCCACATGCATATGGCACATTTGAACCGGCAAATAATATTCTAACGTTGGCTGCCAAGCGTGCCGATCGAAAACGTTATTACCTATTTTAAAGGTATGGCTAGTTTGGTCTCGGTATTCAACCACATATAAACCCGGCGTTTTAATATCACTGAAGTCGTAACTGAAATAGTTGTAACGAAGGAATTTGCCCCATGGCTTAACAACACCACTGGCCACTTTGCGTTTACCCGAGGCATCTAACCGATATAACGTAATGGGGCTTGCCTTACTATCGGTTTTATCTTGCTCGATAATCACCTTTTTTGATTGCGCTTGTGCATAGCCCAATTGCGATACTTGAATCACAGGTTTGTATTGCCAACCTTCGATGGTATGGGCGGTGATAGTCCATTCAATGGCGTTTTTAGTTGCGCCCTTTGGTACCAAGGTACGCACAATGTACCAACCATTATTATGGTTACTGCGACCATCCAATAAGGTCAATTCGCCTTGGTTTGCCTCTATCACGAGCCGCTGTTTTTCTTCGCCTGGCGCCACTACCAGTGTTTTACCTACGGCTAAAGCAGAATTGATCCACTCACCTTGGTGTTGCTGTATGGGGCCATTCGGTTGTTGTGGGAAGAGGCCCGTCGCTTCATCCATAATCCAGCTTTTACCAAAGAGATGGCCGGGAAAAAGCTCAAAATTGAAGCCGACTTTCCCAATCCATTCATCAGGTAACGGCTCATCAAAATCTACGCTGACTTTAACGCTATTGCCTTCAAGCGCTTTAACCTTCACTTGGTAGCTAAACGTTAAGTCGGGGTATTCAATGGGGTTGAACCCTACACGATTTTTACTTTCATCAGGGTAAGACAGTGTTTGGCTGATGGTTTGCGTCGTTCTATCAACCGTTTGCTCGCCGCCTTTTGGTACCGGTGACCATTGGCCCGGCGAGGCTTCTAATCGAATATCGCCGTTTGCCGCTACGCGCAAACCATGCTGAATAATCGATACGCCCGTTTGGTGGCCATCAGGATAAATATCACTAAAAACGGTAACGTTTAATCCGGCTTTTTCAAAATAATCGGCTTCATTTATCACTAGGGAAGGGCTGGTATTAGGTGCTTCTGCGGTAGCGAAAGCAGACAATACCAGTAGTGCGAGCAGTGGCAATCTCATAGGAAGACTCTTCTTGACGTGTATTTATCTTATTATTCATGGCCTTTTGACCATCAATCGCCTCAAGAATAGCCCATTGAAGGCGAGTTATACGTCAACTCTTCGGTTCATCTTTTTAATTACGTTCACTTTGGGCAATCGATTGAGCAAGTGCGGTCTCTAATACCCACGCCTGAACGGCCTCGTCAGCAAATATATCGCCGTTATAGGCTAAACGTGGCTTATTGGGCGCAAATGTTTTGCCACGACGCACTTTCATTGGCAAGGTAAGTACACCCATAGCATGAGGCAACTCTAGCGATCGAACGTCGGTGTACGCGGTATCAACCAGTGTTTCTTGCCCCATGTGTATAACGTTTGGAAAATGCCCCATGACCGCCATAAAATCCAAGCACGCACTCACGCACCGGTGCGACGTTAGTACCACGATTGGGCTCTGTATTTTCGGTTTACTATCTTTCACCCACCATTTCACCACGTCTAAAGAAAACGATTGCCAGCGCGTGGGTGTTGGAACCTGCTGCGTCGTAGCATTACCCGCGGCAAGGTCTTCACGCATTGCATCAACGATTTTTTGGGTAAATTGGTAGCTCTCGCTGAATTCGCCCACGGTTGCGGCTAAATACACGAGCCTATTGTGCTCTAGATCTCGGAGGTTGCTGTCAGTCGCACGCCACTGCGCAAACTCTGGGGAGCTTTCGAGCAGCCAATATTTCATGACGGCAGCTTCCCCGAGTAAAGCGCTGGCAATATTATTGCCCCATAGAGAATTACCACCAGTGTTATTGCGCAAGTCGAGTACAACCAGTTCAGGGGCATCTAGTTGCTCGATCGCCGTTTGCACAGCCTCCATAGCTACAACGCCTTGGGCAGTCAAACTGAAGGTATTTAACGTTACCCAAAACTGCTTGGGTTTAACTTCGCGAATCGACAGCGGGGCTAAGCCACTTTTTTTATAGAAATGCGGGGCTATGGCGTCGTCTGTTGTGACGAGCCATTGCATATCAACGTAGTGCGACCGGCCGTTATAGAAAAATACACACTGATTAAACGCTGTTCTAGCGCCAAGGCCATCATCAATTAATAACCGGTTGGCCCAACGGTTGCGCAACGCCTGCAGTTTTCTATCGTTCTGTCTAAACGGCAGAATATCTTCATCTAAAATGGTATCGGCTTCCCGACCATCGCACCCCAGCAGTACGCTATTCAACGGTGGCAAAGGTGAAGGCCATCGCTCGGCGGTATGAATAACGTTGTACGCTGTACCTTGTCGTTGCAGCACCACACCCGCCCACTGAAGCGCATGATTTTGCCCGCTAAAGTTGCTATAAAAATGCACATCGTTAAAGCCCGCTAAATAGAAGCTTATCGCCGATTTTGCTTCGGCCTTAGTCGTCGCTCTGTTAGCCCGCGCAATAGCCTGTTGATGGCCCAAACTGAGCCACTGTGAGAAGGCAGGATTTTGCGCATCTATTGCGCCGGGGTGATGTGCAGTCGCGGTGCTATAAATAAAGTCTAAAACATCTTTCGCTATAGCAGCCCAATCGGTGGAAGGCTGTGGTTGATTCTGCTCCGCCGGTGGCGATTTTTCCCAACGGATATTAGCAAGCTGATAGTGCACGCCTTGCATATTATGCCATTGGGGCGTGACCAGTAGCGGTACATCAACTTTGGCGAGGTCTAGCCCTTTTTGTACTAGGTCTTCTATCGGCAAGGCTATCGCGTACCACCGATTCAACTCTTGAATGTCCAAGCGTGTAGCACGACTTTCGCACGGGTATCCGCAATCGACCTTTGCCGTAAGAAAAGCGTTGTTATTACCACGGCTTATAAGCTTCACGTCAAAATGAAGTGTGCCGTGCGAATACGCGCGCATATCGTGGCGCAGAAGTGGGTAGGTAGCACCGAGTAAAAGCCCGCCGTTCGCCGGCACATTGGCATATTCGATCGCTAACACTTTGTTCTTGGGCGAACGCTCATCGGTAATAAAATTCCAGCGAACGAGCTCGTTGGTGTTGCCTTGGCTGTAACTGATGCTATTGCTGCCATCTAGGTCCGCTTGCCACGCAGACACATTATCCCACCGTGCTGAAAGACAATCAGTCAGTACATTGTTGTTGTCAGTCTCGGTCTCACAGACAGTTAAAGCATCCACGTGAACAGGGGGAGAGAAGAAGTCCGAACAACCAGCAATAAAAATTACCGCAAGCAATAAATAGGGGGCAGGGTGCAAGCTAGAATCCTTTTCACTATTGGAACTAATCGTCAAAACATTCTTGCGATTATCGGTATTGGCTTAGCACGACCGTGCCTCATTCGGCGTCAGTAGTCGTGCTAAGTTGTCGAGCGACGTTTAAGCGCAGAGCCGTTTATTGCGCTTCAAAAACGGGCTCTATTGTGCGGTCGCTCAGTAATGTGATGTCAATACTTGGTTCGGTAGAGGTACTCGCGCCCTGCCAACGAACAAAGCGATGGCCTTCAGCAGGCTGCGCCGTGAGTGTTACGGGTATTCCGTCGAAGTAGTCGCCACTCCAATTGGCTCCCGAAACGAGCAGGCTGTTCAGTTGCACACTGCCCCCGTTAGGTAGGCTATTACTCACCGTAAGTGTGTGCATTGCCGCAATACCGTACTGTGCCCGAATATGCCCTAAAAGATGCGAAGGCCTATTGTTACCAAAGGTGGTCATGGTTGTAATGTGGCCGTTCCAACTCGACCAGTTGCCATCACTCCATCGCTCGAAATGCGCGGGCATTTCAGCCTGTACTCTACTGGCGATAGCCTCTATATGCGCCGACACGGCAGACGGTTTAAAGCGCCCGTTAAG is a genomic window of Teredinibacter purpureus containing:
- a CDS encoding S41 family peptidase gives rise to the protein MTISSNSEKDSSLHPAPYLLLAVIFIAGCSDFFSPPVHVDALTVCETETDNNNVLTDCLSARWDNVSAWQADLDGSNSISYSQGNTNELVRWNFITDERSPKNKVLAIEYANVPANGGLLLGATYPLLRHDMRAYSHGTLHFDVKLISRGNNNAFLTAKVDCGYPCESRATRLDIQELNRWYAIALPIEDLVQKGLDLAKVDVPLLVTPQWHNMQGVHYQLANIRWEKSPPAEQNQPQPSTDWAAIAKDVLDFIYSTATAHHPGAIDAQNPAFSQWLSLGHQQAIARANRATTKAEAKSAISFYLAGFNDVHFYSNFSGQNHALQWAGVVLQRQGTAYNVIHTAERWPSPLPPLNSVLLGCDGREADTILDEDILPFRQNDRKLQALRNRWANRLLIDDGLGARTAFNQCVFFYNGRSHYVDMQWLVTTDDAIAPHFYKKSGLAPLSIREVKPKQFWVTLNTFSLTAQGVVAMEAVQTAIEQLDAPELVVLDLRNNTGGNSLWGNNIASALLGEAAVMKYWLLESSPEFAQWRATDSNLRDLEHNRLVYLAATVGEFSESYQFTQKIVDAMREDLAAGNATTQQVPTPTRWQSFSLDVVKWWVKDSKPKIQSPIVVLTSHRCVSACLDFMAVMGHFPNVIHMGQETLVDTAYTDVRSLELPHAMGVLTLPMKVRRGKTFAPNKPRLAYNGDIFADEAVQAWVLETALAQSIAQSERN
- a CDS encoding glycoside hydrolase family 9 protein, translating into MRLPLLALLVLSAFATAEAPNTSPSLVINEADYFEKAGLNVTVFSDIYPDGHQTGVSIIQHGLRVAANGDIRLEASPGQWSPVPKGGEQTVDRTTQTISQTLSYPDESKNRVGFNPIEYPDLTFSYQVKVKALEGNSVKVSVDFDEPLPDEWIGKVGFNFELFPGHLFGKSWIMDEATGLFPQQPNGPIQQHQGEWINSALAVGKTLVVAPGEEKQRLVIEANQGELTLLDGRSNHNNGWYIVRTLVPKGATKNAIEWTITAHTIEGWQYKPVIQVSQLGYAQAQSKKVIIEQDKTDSKASPITLYRLDASGKRKVASGVVKPWGKFLRYNYFSYDFSDIKTPGLYVVEYRDQTSHTFKIGNNVFDRHAWQPTLEYYLPVQMCHMHVAEKYRVWHGLCHDDDALMSPVNTNHFDGYKSGDSTLTTYKPLQAVPGLNKGGWHDAGDYDLRIESQMTTVWLLAMMAEEFNVDYDATSINQETKVVEIHQPDGKNDINQQIEHGLLSVLGAYESLGRLYRGIIVPTVRQYVHLGDAATQTDNRVYDASVENAVADDRWVFTEENPNREVAAAAGLAAASRVIKQYNPSLSKKAIEAAEAIYLAASSKELNIKNRVFALAELSLATQNKQYVKELTQYEADIIEHIQDTGWAIGRVMPMVKKRSFVKNIDRAVKAYQQTVKQQATETPYGVPYKPHIWGAGWGIQHFAVKQYFFRQAWPRYTSDDDYLNALNFILGVHPGENTQSFASGVGANSATVAYGVNRADWSYIPGGVISGTALIRPDLPELKIWPFFWQQTEYVMGGGATNYMFLVLAANEKFNP